One segment of Salvia splendens isolate huo1 chromosome 20, SspV2, whole genome shotgun sequence DNA contains the following:
- the LOC121782587 gene encoding CCR4-NOT transcription complex subunit 3-like isoform X1 → MGASRKLQGEIDRVLKKVQEGVDVFDSIWNKVYDTDNANQKEKFEADLKKEIKKLQRYRDQMKTWIQSSEIKDKKVSASYEQALMDARKQIEREMERFKICEKETKTKAFSKEGLGQQPKTDPKEKAKSETRDWLNNVVSELENQIDSFEAEIEGLSVKKGKTRPPRLTHLEASITRHKAHIMKLELILRLLDNDELSPEEVNDVKDFLDDYVERNQEDFDEFSDVDELYSSLPLDKVESLEDLVTGPPSLVKGVTASSAVITMKTSLAATPVQTSATTTATIQQVASSLDQVDETAFQDDVVPRTPPSKGSGPSSPAPQTPPAGLATPGLSIVVGVSSPVSVPSATKEEDITNFPGRKSSPALAETGLRPIGRGGLPCQPASNIIPSSGNTISSNGALGTIPVTSEMGKRTILGSDDRPGSSGMVQALASTLSNRAVMPHASKSSDGLGLSDTGSVNDSTVVGSRVFNSPVVPGMQWRPGNSFQNQNEPGQFRGRTEIAPDQREKFLQRFQQVQLHGQNNLLGIPSIAGGKQYSAQQQNLLLQQLNAQSSSVTPQIGLGVGVQASGINSVTTSASVQPQPSAIHQPTNQQTFISSTPKDAETVPNKVEEIQQQQSLTEDSSADSAVNSGLGKNLVAEDELKSPYALEAAAAVASGSLADPSQVMREIDLSPGQPLQSASSSGSLGVIGRRSVSDLGAIGDNISASTPNSGAMHDQSYNLQMLEAAYYRLPQPKDSERAKTYTPRHPAATPPSYPQVQAPMVNNPAFWERLGADTYGTDTLFFSFYYQQNTYQQYLAARELKKQSWRYHRKYNTWFQRHEEPKVATDDFEQGTYVYFDFHIASDEQHGWYQRIKTEFTFEYSYLEDDLII, encoded by the exons ATGGGAGCAAGCCGGAAGCTGCAGGGCGAGATCGATCGAGTCCTGAAAAAGGTTCAAGAAGGCGTCGACGTGTTCGACAGCATTTGGAACAAG GTTTATGATACAGATAATGCGAATCAGAAGGAAAAATTCGAGGCCGACTTGAAAAAGGAGATTAAGAAGTTGCAGAGGTACAGAGACCAGATGAAGACATGGATACAATCCAGCGAGATCAAGGATAAAAAG GTTAGTGCCTCTTATGAGCAGGCTCTGATGGATGCCCGGAAGCAAATTGAGCGTGAAATGGAACGATTTAAGATATGTGAAAAAGAAACAAAGACAAAAGCATTCTCAAAAGAAGGCCTTGGCCAACAACCTAAGACG GATCCGAAGGAAAAAGCTAAATCGGAGACTAGAGATTGGCTGAATAACGTG GTCAGTGAGCTGGAAAATCAAATTGATAGCTTTGAAGCTGAAATTGAAGGACTTTCAGTTAAGAAAGGGAAGACAAGGCCACCAAGATTG ACGCATTTGGAGGCATCCATCACTCGGCATAAGGCTCATATTATGAAGCTGGAATTGATTCTAAGGCTCTTGGATAACGATGAATTGagtccagaggaagtcaatgaTGTGAAGGATTTCTTGGATGACTATGTTGAAAGAAATCAG GAAGACTTTGATGAGTTTAGTGATGTTGATGAGCTTTACAGTTCCTTACCTCTAGACAAGGTGGAGTCTCTTGAAGATCTGGTTACAGGTCCTCCAAGTCTTGTTAAG GGAGTCACTGCTTCGAGTGCAGTTATAACTATGAAAACTTCTCTGGCTGCAACACCTGTTCAAACTTCA GCAACAACCACTGCTACCATTCAACAGGTTGCTTCCAGCCTCGACCAGGTTGATGAAACAGCTTTTCAGGATGATGTAGTTCCAAGAACCCCACCTTCTAAAGGTAGTGGCCCCAGTTCTCCTGCACCACAAACACCACCAGCAGGCCTTGCAACTCCTGGCCTCTCAA TTGTTGTCGGTGTGTCATCTCCTGTGTCTGTGCCAAGTGCTACAAAAGAAGAGGATATTACAAATTTCCCTGGTCGTAAATCATCACCAGCACTTGCTGAAACTGGATTAAGGCCTATTGGCAGAGGTGGGTTGCCTTGTCAACCAGCTTCTAACATCATTCCTAGTTCTGGCAACACAATTTCCAGCAATGGAGCCCTTGGTACCATTCCCGTGACATCTGAAATGGGCAAAAGAACTATCTTGGGATCGGATGATCGACCTGGGAGTAGTGGCATGGTGCAGGCTCTTGCATCTACTTTAAGTAATCGAGCAGTTATGCCACATGCTTCAAAGTCAAGTGATGGGCTTGGATTATCTGATACCGGAAGTGTTAATGATTCTACAGTCGTGGGCAGCAGAGTTTTCAATTCTCCTGTTGTTCCTGGTATGCAATGGCGGCCTGGAAATTCCTTCCAAAACCAGAACGAACCA GGCCAGTTTCGTGGAAGAACTGAGATTGCACCTGATCAAAGGGAGAAGTTTCTCCAACGTTTTCAGCAGGTACAGCTGCATGGCCAGAATAATCTTCTGGGTATACCTTCTATTGCTGGTGGAAAGCAGTACTCTGCACAACAGCAAAACCTTCTCTTACAACAG TTAAATGCTCAAAGCTCATCTGTCACACCTCAAATTGGGTTGGGGGTTGGAGTCCAGGCTTCAGGTATTAACAGTGTAACAACATCTGCTTCGGTGCAGCCCCAGCCTAGTGCAATCCACCAACCAACTAATCAGCAGACATTCATATCTTCAACGCCTAAGGATGCAG AAACTGTCCCTAACAAAGTTGAGGAAATTCAGCAGCAACAGTCCCTCACAGAAGATTCTTCTGCAGATTCTGCTGTCAACTCTGGGCTAGGAAAAAATCTTGTTGCAGAGGATGAATTGAAATCTCCTTACGCGTTAGAAGCTGCA GCTGCAGTTGCTTCTGGTTCTCTTGCTGACCCTTCTCAAGTGATGCGGGAGATAGATCTATCTCCAGGGCAGCCTTTACAATCAGCATCATCTTCTGGAAGTCTTGGTGTTATTGGTCGAAGAAGTGTGTCTGACCTTGGTGCTATTGGGGATAATATTAGTGCTTCAACTCCAAATTCTGGGGCAATGCATGATCAGTCATATAATTTGCAGATGCTTGAGGCTGCTTATTACAGACTTCCTCAACCCAAGGATTCAGAACGTGCTAAGACCTATACTCCA AGACATCCGGCTGCAACTCCTCCGAGCTATCCTCAAGTACAAGCCCCTATGGTTAATAATCCTGCCTTTTGGGAACGTCTTGGTGCAGATACTTATGGCACTGATACCCTCTTCTTTTCATTTTACTATCAGCAG AATACCTATCAGCAATACTTGGCTGCTAGGGAACTGAAAAAGCAATCTTGGAGATACCACAGAAAATACAACACATGGTTCCAGCGGCACGAGGAGCCAAAAGTTGCTACAGATGATTTTGAACAGGGGACATATGTGTACTTTGATTTCCATATTGCCAGTGATGAACAACATGGATG GTATCAGAGAATAAAGACGGAGTTCACTTTTGAGTACAGTTATCTAGAGGACGATTTAATCATATAA
- the LOC121782587 gene encoding general negative regulator of transcription subunit 3-like isoform X3 — MGASRKLQGEIDRVLKKVQEGVDVFDSIWNKVYDTDNANQKEKFEADLKKEIKKLQRYRDQMKTWIQSSEIKDKKVSASYEQALMDARKQIEREMERFKICEKETKTKAFSKEGLGQQPKTDPKEKAKSETRDWLNNVVSELENQIDSFEAEIEGLSVKKGKTRPPRLTHLEASITRHKAHIMKLELILRLLDNDELSPEEVNDVKDFLDDYVERNQEDFDEFSDVDELYSSLPLDKVESLEDLVTGPPSLVKATTTATIQQVASSLDQVDETAFQDDVVPRTPPSKGSGPSSPAPQTPPAGLATPGLSIVVGVSSPVSVPSATKEEDITNFPGRKSSPALAETGLRPIGRGGLPCQPASNIIPSSGNTISSNGALGTIPVTSEMGKRTILGSDDRPGSSGMVQALASTLSNRAVMPHASKSSDGLGLSDTGSVNDSTVVGSRVFNSPVVPGMQWRPGNSFQNQNEPGQFRGRTEIAPDQREKFLQRFQQVQLHGQNNLLGIPSIAGGKQYSAQQQNLLLQQLNAQSSSVTPQIGLGVGVQASGINSVTTSASVQPQPSAIHQPTNQQTFISSTPKDAETVPNKVEEIQQQQSLTEDSSADSAVNSGLGKNLVAEDELKSPYALEAAAAVASGSLADPSQVMREIDLSPGQPLQSASSSGSLGVIGRRSVSDLGAIGDNISASTPNSGAMHDQSYNLQMLEAAYYRLPQPKDSERAKTYTPRHPAATPPSYPQVQAPMVNNPAFWERLGADTYGTDTLFFSFYYQQNTYQQYLAARELKKQSWRYHRKYNTWFQRHEEPKVATDDFEQGTYVYFDFHIASDEQHGWYQRIKTEFTFEYSYLEDDLII, encoded by the exons ATGGGAGCAAGCCGGAAGCTGCAGGGCGAGATCGATCGAGTCCTGAAAAAGGTTCAAGAAGGCGTCGACGTGTTCGACAGCATTTGGAACAAG GTTTATGATACAGATAATGCGAATCAGAAGGAAAAATTCGAGGCCGACTTGAAAAAGGAGATTAAGAAGTTGCAGAGGTACAGAGACCAGATGAAGACATGGATACAATCCAGCGAGATCAAGGATAAAAAG GTTAGTGCCTCTTATGAGCAGGCTCTGATGGATGCCCGGAAGCAAATTGAGCGTGAAATGGAACGATTTAAGATATGTGAAAAAGAAACAAAGACAAAAGCATTCTCAAAAGAAGGCCTTGGCCAACAACCTAAGACG GATCCGAAGGAAAAAGCTAAATCGGAGACTAGAGATTGGCTGAATAACGTG GTCAGTGAGCTGGAAAATCAAATTGATAGCTTTGAAGCTGAAATTGAAGGACTTTCAGTTAAGAAAGGGAAGACAAGGCCACCAAGATTG ACGCATTTGGAGGCATCCATCACTCGGCATAAGGCTCATATTATGAAGCTGGAATTGATTCTAAGGCTCTTGGATAACGATGAATTGagtccagaggaagtcaatgaTGTGAAGGATTTCTTGGATGACTATGTTGAAAGAAATCAG GAAGACTTTGATGAGTTTAGTGATGTTGATGAGCTTTACAGTTCCTTACCTCTAGACAAGGTGGAGTCTCTTGAAGATCTGGTTACAGGTCCTCCAAGTCTTGTTAAG GCAACAACCACTGCTACCATTCAACAGGTTGCTTCCAGCCTCGACCAGGTTGATGAAACAGCTTTTCAGGATGATGTAGTTCCAAGAACCCCACCTTCTAAAGGTAGTGGCCCCAGTTCTCCTGCACCACAAACACCACCAGCAGGCCTTGCAACTCCTGGCCTCTCAA TTGTTGTCGGTGTGTCATCTCCTGTGTCTGTGCCAAGTGCTACAAAAGAAGAGGATATTACAAATTTCCCTGGTCGTAAATCATCACCAGCACTTGCTGAAACTGGATTAAGGCCTATTGGCAGAGGTGGGTTGCCTTGTCAACCAGCTTCTAACATCATTCCTAGTTCTGGCAACACAATTTCCAGCAATGGAGCCCTTGGTACCATTCCCGTGACATCTGAAATGGGCAAAAGAACTATCTTGGGATCGGATGATCGACCTGGGAGTAGTGGCATGGTGCAGGCTCTTGCATCTACTTTAAGTAATCGAGCAGTTATGCCACATGCTTCAAAGTCAAGTGATGGGCTTGGATTATCTGATACCGGAAGTGTTAATGATTCTACAGTCGTGGGCAGCAGAGTTTTCAATTCTCCTGTTGTTCCTGGTATGCAATGGCGGCCTGGAAATTCCTTCCAAAACCAGAACGAACCA GGCCAGTTTCGTGGAAGAACTGAGATTGCACCTGATCAAAGGGAGAAGTTTCTCCAACGTTTTCAGCAGGTACAGCTGCATGGCCAGAATAATCTTCTGGGTATACCTTCTATTGCTGGTGGAAAGCAGTACTCTGCACAACAGCAAAACCTTCTCTTACAACAG TTAAATGCTCAAAGCTCATCTGTCACACCTCAAATTGGGTTGGGGGTTGGAGTCCAGGCTTCAGGTATTAACAGTGTAACAACATCTGCTTCGGTGCAGCCCCAGCCTAGTGCAATCCACCAACCAACTAATCAGCAGACATTCATATCTTCAACGCCTAAGGATGCAG AAACTGTCCCTAACAAAGTTGAGGAAATTCAGCAGCAACAGTCCCTCACAGAAGATTCTTCTGCAGATTCTGCTGTCAACTCTGGGCTAGGAAAAAATCTTGTTGCAGAGGATGAATTGAAATCTCCTTACGCGTTAGAAGCTGCA GCTGCAGTTGCTTCTGGTTCTCTTGCTGACCCTTCTCAAGTGATGCGGGAGATAGATCTATCTCCAGGGCAGCCTTTACAATCAGCATCATCTTCTGGAAGTCTTGGTGTTATTGGTCGAAGAAGTGTGTCTGACCTTGGTGCTATTGGGGATAATATTAGTGCTTCAACTCCAAATTCTGGGGCAATGCATGATCAGTCATATAATTTGCAGATGCTTGAGGCTGCTTATTACAGACTTCCTCAACCCAAGGATTCAGAACGTGCTAAGACCTATACTCCA AGACATCCGGCTGCAACTCCTCCGAGCTATCCTCAAGTACAAGCCCCTATGGTTAATAATCCTGCCTTTTGGGAACGTCTTGGTGCAGATACTTATGGCACTGATACCCTCTTCTTTTCATTTTACTATCAGCAG AATACCTATCAGCAATACTTGGCTGCTAGGGAACTGAAAAAGCAATCTTGGAGATACCACAGAAAATACAACACATGGTTCCAGCGGCACGAGGAGCCAAAAGTTGCTACAGATGATTTTGAACAGGGGACATATGTGTACTTTGATTTCCATATTGCCAGTGATGAACAACATGGATG GTATCAGAGAATAAAGACGGAGTTCACTTTTGAGTACAGTTATCTAGAGGACGATTTAATCATATAA
- the LOC121782587 gene encoding CCR4-NOT transcription complex subunit 3-like isoform X2 → MGASRKLQGEIDRVLKKVQEGVDVFDSIWNKVYDTDNANQKEKFEADLKKEIKKLQRYRDQMKTWIQSSEIKDKKALMDARKQIEREMERFKICEKETKTKAFSKEGLGQQPKTDPKEKAKSETRDWLNNVVSELENQIDSFEAEIEGLSVKKGKTRPPRLTHLEASITRHKAHIMKLELILRLLDNDELSPEEVNDVKDFLDDYVERNQEDFDEFSDVDELYSSLPLDKVESLEDLVTGPPSLVKGVTASSAVITMKTSLAATPVQTSATTTATIQQVASSLDQVDETAFQDDVVPRTPPSKGSGPSSPAPQTPPAGLATPGLSIVVGVSSPVSVPSATKEEDITNFPGRKSSPALAETGLRPIGRGGLPCQPASNIIPSSGNTISSNGALGTIPVTSEMGKRTILGSDDRPGSSGMVQALASTLSNRAVMPHASKSSDGLGLSDTGSVNDSTVVGSRVFNSPVVPGMQWRPGNSFQNQNEPGQFRGRTEIAPDQREKFLQRFQQVQLHGQNNLLGIPSIAGGKQYSAQQQNLLLQQLNAQSSSVTPQIGLGVGVQASGINSVTTSASVQPQPSAIHQPTNQQTFISSTPKDAETVPNKVEEIQQQQSLTEDSSADSAVNSGLGKNLVAEDELKSPYALEAAAAVASGSLADPSQVMREIDLSPGQPLQSASSSGSLGVIGRRSVSDLGAIGDNISASTPNSGAMHDQSYNLQMLEAAYYRLPQPKDSERAKTYTPRHPAATPPSYPQVQAPMVNNPAFWERLGADTYGTDTLFFSFYYQQNTYQQYLAARELKKQSWRYHRKYNTWFQRHEEPKVATDDFEQGTYVYFDFHIASDEQHGWYQRIKTEFTFEYSYLEDDLII, encoded by the exons ATGGGAGCAAGCCGGAAGCTGCAGGGCGAGATCGATCGAGTCCTGAAAAAGGTTCAAGAAGGCGTCGACGTGTTCGACAGCATTTGGAACAAG GTTTATGATACAGATAATGCGAATCAGAAGGAAAAATTCGAGGCCGACTTGAAAAAGGAGATTAAGAAGTTGCAGAGGTACAGAGACCAGATGAAGACATGGATACAATCCAGCGAGATCAAGGATAAAAAG GCTCTGATGGATGCCCGGAAGCAAATTGAGCGTGAAATGGAACGATTTAAGATATGTGAAAAAGAAACAAAGACAAAAGCATTCTCAAAAGAAGGCCTTGGCCAACAACCTAAGACG GATCCGAAGGAAAAAGCTAAATCGGAGACTAGAGATTGGCTGAATAACGTG GTCAGTGAGCTGGAAAATCAAATTGATAGCTTTGAAGCTGAAATTGAAGGACTTTCAGTTAAGAAAGGGAAGACAAGGCCACCAAGATTG ACGCATTTGGAGGCATCCATCACTCGGCATAAGGCTCATATTATGAAGCTGGAATTGATTCTAAGGCTCTTGGATAACGATGAATTGagtccagaggaagtcaatgaTGTGAAGGATTTCTTGGATGACTATGTTGAAAGAAATCAG GAAGACTTTGATGAGTTTAGTGATGTTGATGAGCTTTACAGTTCCTTACCTCTAGACAAGGTGGAGTCTCTTGAAGATCTGGTTACAGGTCCTCCAAGTCTTGTTAAG GGAGTCACTGCTTCGAGTGCAGTTATAACTATGAAAACTTCTCTGGCTGCAACACCTGTTCAAACTTCA GCAACAACCACTGCTACCATTCAACAGGTTGCTTCCAGCCTCGACCAGGTTGATGAAACAGCTTTTCAGGATGATGTAGTTCCAAGAACCCCACCTTCTAAAGGTAGTGGCCCCAGTTCTCCTGCACCACAAACACCACCAGCAGGCCTTGCAACTCCTGGCCTCTCAA TTGTTGTCGGTGTGTCATCTCCTGTGTCTGTGCCAAGTGCTACAAAAGAAGAGGATATTACAAATTTCCCTGGTCGTAAATCATCACCAGCACTTGCTGAAACTGGATTAAGGCCTATTGGCAGAGGTGGGTTGCCTTGTCAACCAGCTTCTAACATCATTCCTAGTTCTGGCAACACAATTTCCAGCAATGGAGCCCTTGGTACCATTCCCGTGACATCTGAAATGGGCAAAAGAACTATCTTGGGATCGGATGATCGACCTGGGAGTAGTGGCATGGTGCAGGCTCTTGCATCTACTTTAAGTAATCGAGCAGTTATGCCACATGCTTCAAAGTCAAGTGATGGGCTTGGATTATCTGATACCGGAAGTGTTAATGATTCTACAGTCGTGGGCAGCAGAGTTTTCAATTCTCCTGTTGTTCCTGGTATGCAATGGCGGCCTGGAAATTCCTTCCAAAACCAGAACGAACCA GGCCAGTTTCGTGGAAGAACTGAGATTGCACCTGATCAAAGGGAGAAGTTTCTCCAACGTTTTCAGCAGGTACAGCTGCATGGCCAGAATAATCTTCTGGGTATACCTTCTATTGCTGGTGGAAAGCAGTACTCTGCACAACAGCAAAACCTTCTCTTACAACAG TTAAATGCTCAAAGCTCATCTGTCACACCTCAAATTGGGTTGGGGGTTGGAGTCCAGGCTTCAGGTATTAACAGTGTAACAACATCTGCTTCGGTGCAGCCCCAGCCTAGTGCAATCCACCAACCAACTAATCAGCAGACATTCATATCTTCAACGCCTAAGGATGCAG AAACTGTCCCTAACAAAGTTGAGGAAATTCAGCAGCAACAGTCCCTCACAGAAGATTCTTCTGCAGATTCTGCTGTCAACTCTGGGCTAGGAAAAAATCTTGTTGCAGAGGATGAATTGAAATCTCCTTACGCGTTAGAAGCTGCA GCTGCAGTTGCTTCTGGTTCTCTTGCTGACCCTTCTCAAGTGATGCGGGAGATAGATCTATCTCCAGGGCAGCCTTTACAATCAGCATCATCTTCTGGAAGTCTTGGTGTTATTGGTCGAAGAAGTGTGTCTGACCTTGGTGCTATTGGGGATAATATTAGTGCTTCAACTCCAAATTCTGGGGCAATGCATGATCAGTCATATAATTTGCAGATGCTTGAGGCTGCTTATTACAGACTTCCTCAACCCAAGGATTCAGAACGTGCTAAGACCTATACTCCA AGACATCCGGCTGCAACTCCTCCGAGCTATCCTCAAGTACAAGCCCCTATGGTTAATAATCCTGCCTTTTGGGAACGTCTTGGTGCAGATACTTATGGCACTGATACCCTCTTCTTTTCATTTTACTATCAGCAG AATACCTATCAGCAATACTTGGCTGCTAGGGAACTGAAAAAGCAATCTTGGAGATACCACAGAAAATACAACACATGGTTCCAGCGGCACGAGGAGCCAAAAGTTGCTACAGATGATTTTGAACAGGGGACATATGTGTACTTTGATTTCCATATTGCCAGTGATGAACAACATGGATG GTATCAGAGAATAAAGACGGAGTTCACTTTTGAGTACAGTTATCTAGAGGACGATTTAATCATATAA